A single region of the Paramicrobacterium fandaimingii genome encodes:
- a CDS encoding Ppx/GppA phosphatase family protein produces the protein MTRVAAIDCGTNSIRLLIADVAEGKLTDIVRTLEVVRLGQGVDRTGRFDDAALDRTLDATRDYAAQCREHGVERVRFVATSATRDAANRLVFIDAVRDIIGVEPEVLSGIEEAEMSFRGATSVLPPGSGRLVVDLGGGSTELVLGDGDSLSSYSMNVGCVRMTERNIAHDPPTSDERSGVVGDVNAALDAAAASVDLGRVREVVGVAGTITTLTAHALGLDSYDPEAINGTRLSMQAMLDACDDLARMPRDQRAALPYMHPGRVDVIAAGSLTWNTVLTRTVEAVTAAGGTLDSVVTSEHDILDGVALSLAD, from the coding sequence ATGACTCGCGTCGCCGCCATCGACTGTGGCACCAACTCCATCCGCCTGCTCATCGCCGACGTGGCAGAGGGAAAGCTCACCGACATCGTGCGCACCCTCGAGGTCGTGCGTCTCGGGCAGGGTGTCGACCGCACGGGCCGCTTTGACGATGCTGCCCTCGATCGCACACTCGATGCGACCCGCGACTACGCGGCGCAGTGCCGAGAGCACGGTGTCGAACGCGTGCGCTTCGTTGCGACGTCGGCGACGCGGGATGCCGCGAATCGTCTCGTCTTCATCGATGCCGTTCGCGACATCATCGGCGTCGAACCCGAAGTGCTCTCGGGCATCGAGGAGGCAGAGATGTCGTTTCGCGGCGCCACGAGCGTGCTGCCCCCAGGGTCTGGCCGTCTCGTCGTCGACCTCGGCGGCGGGTCGACAGAACTCGTGCTCGGCGACGGCGATTCGCTGTCTTCGTACTCCATGAACGTCGGCTGCGTGCGCATGACCGAGCGCAATATCGCGCACGATCCCCCGACCTCCGACGAGAGAAGCGGGGTCGTCGGCGACGTGAACGCGGCACTCGATGCGGCGGCAGCATCCGTCGATCTCGGCCGCGTGCGAGAAGTCGTCGGTGTTGCCGGAACCATCACAACGCTCACGGCGCATGCTCTCGGACTCGACAGCTACGACCCCGAAGCCATCAACGGCACCCGGCTGAGCATGCAGGCGATGCTCGACGCGTGCGACGACCTCGCGCGCATGCCACGGGACCAGAGGGCCGCGCTCCCGTATATGCACCCGGGTCGCGTTGACGTCATCGCCGCTGGCTCTCTCACGTGGAACACCGTTCTGACACGCACAGTTGAGGCGGTCACGGCGGCTGGAGGCACGCTCGATTCCGTTGTCACGAGCGAGCACGACATTCTCGACGGCGTCGCGCTCTCGCTCGCGGACTGA
- a CDS encoding J domain-containing protein, which produces MTESPLDESAYDVLGVDRSASDAELRRAYRRQARQTHPDLGGSAARFNAVQLAWERVGTPEARAEYDKRSSARPASAADTDDADHVWSTGRTQSTQRDSRPKARMYGHPGGRARDRFTTLMREWVGRGTEPVDIYDEALIRRAPSEIRHALADALAEEATARALGELGMGYTVWHGVATDRGSDKWVVDADAAASDTRKIDHVVLGPSGLFAVQSEDWGAPAKVRRGDLISEGLAKGEKPVHALATRAKAVARAARVSFTALVIVLPDDTLDDAITALGRTRGIASFAVQRSVVGHFLRVGVPDAARPAGTDMFEVRTRLQNSIRMV; this is translated from the coding sequence ATGACTGAAAGCCCCCTCGACGAGAGCGCGTATGACGTGCTCGGTGTTGACCGCTCAGCGAGTGATGCGGAGCTGCGGCGCGCCTATCGGCGCCAAGCACGGCAGACCCACCCCGATCTCGGAGGAAGCGCCGCGCGTTTCAACGCCGTGCAGCTCGCGTGGGAGCGCGTGGGAACGCCTGAAGCACGGGCAGAGTACGACAAGCGCTCGTCCGCCCGCCCGGCATCAGCCGCCGACACTGACGACGCAGACCACGTGTGGAGCACGGGGCGCACGCAGTCGACGCAGCGCGATTCTCGGCCGAAGGCGCGCATGTACGGGCATCCGGGTGGGCGAGCACGTGATCGCTTCACCACGCTGATGCGTGAGTGGGTTGGTCGCGGCACGGAGCCCGTTGACATCTATGACGAAGCGCTGATTCGCCGGGCACCGAGCGAGATCAGGCATGCGCTCGCCGACGCCCTCGCCGAAGAGGCGACAGCGCGCGCGCTCGGTGAGCTTGGCATGGGATACACCGTGTGGCACGGGGTCGCGACAGACCGAGGAAGCGACAAGTGGGTCGTCGATGCGGATGCTGCCGCGAGCGACACCCGCAAGATCGACCACGTCGTGCTGGGCCCGAGTGGCCTGTTCGCCGTGCAGTCGGAGGACTGGGGAGCGCCAGCGAAAGTGCGGCGCGGTGACCTCATCAGCGAGGGCTTGGCAAAAGGCGAGAAGCCCGTGCACGCGCTCGCCACCAGGGCGAAGGCGGTTGCGCGGGCGGCACGCGTGTCGTTCACCGCGCTGGTGATCGTGCTTCCGGACGACACCCTCGACGACGCGATAACGGCGCTGGGTCGCACACGCGGCATCGCGTCGTTTGCCGTGCAGCGTTCGGTTGTCGGGCACTTTCTGCGTGTCGGTGTTCCTGACGCAGCGAGGCCTGCGGGAACTGACATGTTTGAGGTGCGCACGCGTCTTCAGAACAGCATCCGTATGGTCTGA
- a CDS encoding Hsp20/alpha crystallin family protein: MTATFDPFREFASFASAFADSPAGPRKMPMDLYRDSDTYVLNADVPGIDPGSVDIDVDGQLLTIRAQRPVSGGDGVRWITRERGPASYLRQLSLGQGVDTEKISASYDNGVLSIMIPVSERAKPRKIVVNSASAEPAPEFDDVAAA, translated from the coding sequence ATGACTGCAACATTTGACCCATTCCGCGAGTTCGCCTCGTTTGCCAGCGCATTCGCCGACTCGCCCGCTGGGCCGCGAAAGATGCCGATGGATCTGTATCGCGACAGCGACACGTATGTGCTCAACGCCGACGTGCCCGGGATTGACCCGGGATCGGTCGACATCGACGTGGACGGCCAGCTTCTGACCATTCGCGCGCAGCGCCCGGTGTCAGGCGGCGACGGTGTGAGGTGGATCACCCGCGAGCGGGGACCTGCGTCGTATCTGCGCCAGCTGAGCCTCGGACAGGGTGTCGACACCGAGAAGATCAGCGCGAGCTACGACAACGGCGTGCTGAGCATCATGATCCCCGTGAGTGAGCGCGCGAAGCCCCGCAAGATCGTCGTGAACTCGGCGAGTGCCGAACCGGCACCAGAGTTCGACGACGTCGCCGCGGCGTAA